A portion of the Mesobacillus sp. AQ2 genome contains these proteins:
- a CDS encoding metallophosphoesterase has translation MSNKGLGKGIERRDFLKAGGVGALALTLASTGIPANLFEPKAYAAANVEMKLQFKPDGKFKIVQFNDTQDDENIDRRTIELMGKVLDEEKPDFVVLNGDNITGGCDTPDEMKQAINNVAQPMEKRGIKWAITYGNHDEDSTPKSGLNEDDMLNIYMSYKFNMNQPGPKGITGTGNMNLLIKNSHGKKAAFNLWLLDSGRYAPKTIAGQDFSGYPTWDWLRFNQVNWYYETSKSLEQQVGHKVPSLMFIHIPLWEHRFMWFASVDGRTDAHHANAVEKHGITGERNEDECPGPINSGMFSAILDRGDVKGVFCGHDHINTYSGNYYGVMLGYGGSTGFGTYGLPGADRNRLRGARVFNLDENNENVLVETHMVFAKDYGIDLTANDQSVAPAPIDESKKKEKVVR, from the coding sequence ATGTCGAATAAGGGATTAGGTAAAGGAATTGAAAGGCGAGATTTTTTAAAGGCGGGAGGAGTGGGTGCTCTTGCATTGACACTGGCATCCACGGGAATTCCGGCTAATTTGTTTGAACCAAAGGCATATGCGGCGGCAAATGTGGAAATGAAGCTTCAATTCAAACCTGATGGTAAATTTAAGATTGTCCAGTTCAATGATACGCAGGATGATGAGAATATTGATAGAAGGACGATTGAATTAATGGGAAAAGTCCTTGATGAAGAAAAGCCGGACTTTGTGGTGCTGAACGGAGACAATATAACAGGCGGCTGTGATACCCCTGATGAAATGAAGCAGGCCATCAACAATGTAGCCCAGCCAATGGAAAAAAGGGGAATCAAATGGGCTATTACATATGGGAATCACGACGAGGATTCCACACCAAAAAGCGGCCTGAATGAGGATGACATGCTCAATATTTATATGTCCTACAAATTCAATATGAATCAGCCGGGTCCGAAGGGAATTACTGGAACAGGCAATATGAATCTCCTGATCAAGAATTCCCACGGAAAAAAAGCTGCCTTCAATCTTTGGCTGCTTGACAGCGGACGGTATGCGCCGAAAACGATTGCCGGACAGGACTTCAGCGGCTACCCAACATGGGACTGGCTGCGTTTCAATCAGGTGAATTGGTACTATGAAACATCAAAGAGTCTCGAACAGCAAGTCGGCCATAAAGTCCCTTCCCTTATGTTCATCCATATTCCACTTTGGGAGCATCGTTTTATGTGGTTCGCAAGCGTCGATGGTAGAACGGATGCACATCATGCGAACGCTGTGGAAAAGCATGGAATCACTGGCGAAAGAAATGAAGACGAATGTCCCGGTCCGATCAACAGCGGCATGTTCTCTGCCATTCTTGACCGCGGTGATGTCAAAGGCGTATTTTGCGGGCATGACCACATCAATACGTATTCAGGAAACTATTATGGAGTCATGCTTGGATATGGAGGCAGTACAGGTTTTGGCACCTATGGCCTGCCTGGAGCCGACCGCAACCGGTTAAGAGGCGCAAGGGTTTTCAATCTGGATGAAAATAATGAAAACGTGCTGGTTGAAACACATATGGTCTTCGCAAAGGACTATGGCATCGATTTAACCGCAAATGACCAGAGCGTTGCTCCTGCTCCAATTGATGAAAGCAAGAAGAAAGAAAAAGTAGTTAGATAG
- a CDS encoding NUDIX hydrolase, giving the protein MQKWFGSSGVCINENGDLLMVLQGKPEEKKTWSIPSGGKEHNETFQECCVREIEEETGYIAEIVEEIKVKRGIYEHLNISFEVHYFLVKTVGGKRNFQDPDNLIYDIAWKNVDEIKTLELSFPEDRDFLMDYITKEYKSQSLLK; this is encoded by the coding sequence GTGCAAAAATGGTTTGGTTCTTCAGGTGTATGTATTAATGAAAATGGTGATTTGTTAATGGTTTTGCAAGGAAAACCCGAAGAGAAAAAAACGTGGTCTATTCCATCGGGTGGAAAGGAACATAACGAAACATTCCAAGAATGTTGTGTTAGAGAAATTGAGGAAGAAACAGGTTATATTGCCGAAATAGTTGAAGAAATAAAGGTTAAAAGAGGAATTTATGAACACCTTAATATTTCATTTGAAGTCCATTATTTTTTAGTAAAGACAGTCGGTGGAAAAAGAAATTTCCAAGATCCAGATAATCTGATTTATGATATTGCTTGGAAAAACGTTGATGAAATAAAGACTTTAGAATTATCATTTCCAGAAGATAGAGATTTTTTAATGGACTACATAACGAAAGAATACAAGTCCCAATCTCTATTGAAGTAA
- a CDS encoding alpha/beta hydrolase, with amino-acid sequence MSYWETRLINTARGYFEVFVKGEGSPICVTHHYSEFNHTGDYFADTFTENNMVYLVNLKQAGNSSKANEAHELSMFDAVYDLEAIREALGYSQWSFAGHSTGGMIGVIYGIHFSESLTSLIIVGAAARKYANSSSKCIYHPDHPQFDRMQQLIETLKSTELTPSERERFSKERTKLSLFHPDKYDEYFPLGIHKKMSASRMNFFIREEMIFDVTRELEKLSTPTLILSGRHDVQCPYSFSVEMSELIPRSQLIVFNESNHYPFLEEKLLFKQVISTFLTETVFY; translated from the coding sequence ATGTCCTATTGGGAAACGAGATTAATTAATACCGCACGTGGATACTTTGAGGTTTTTGTTAAGGGAGAGGGCAGTCCGATTTGCGTTACTCATCATTATTCAGAGTTTAACCATACAGGTGATTACTTCGCAGATACTTTTACAGAGAATAATATGGTCTATCTCGTGAATTTAAAGCAGGCCGGAAATTCAAGTAAGGCAAATGAGGCTCATGAGTTGAGTATGTTTGATGCTGTATACGATCTTGAAGCAATCCGGGAGGCCCTGGGTTATTCCCAGTGGAGCTTTGCCGGTCACTCAACAGGAGGTATGATAGGGGTCATTTACGGTATTCATTTTTCTGAGTCACTCACTTCACTAATAATTGTCGGGGCAGCTGCAAGGAAATATGCTAATTCATCCTCTAAATGTATCTATCATCCTGACCACCCACAGTTCGACCGAATGCAGCAGCTTATAGAGACTTTAAAAAGCACTGAATTAACACCTAGTGAAAGAGAGCGTTTCTCAAAAGAGAGAACTAAACTGTCTTTATTTCATCCAGATAAGTATGATGAATATTTTCCTTTAGGCATACATAAAAAGATGTCTGCTTCAAGAATGAATTTTTTTATTAGGGAAGAAATGATTTTTGATGTAACCCGTGAGTTAGAAAAGCTCTCAACTCCTACCTTAATTTTGAGTGGCCGACATGATGTACAATGCCCGTATTCTTTCTCCGTAGAAATGAGCGAGTTAATCCCAAGATCCCAACTAATTGTTTTTAATGAGAGCAATCATTACCCTTTCCTAGAAGAAAAGTTGTTGTTTAAACAAGTCATTTCAACTTTCTTAACAGAAACTGTTTTTTATTGA
- a CDS encoding glutamate-5-semialdehyde dehydrogenase yields MMTLTMTKTMTVEDQAIAAKKAAKQLSILSTEEKNEALLVLAAALEKNYEAILAENEKDLQNGREKGFEDAFMDRLELTRERIVDFAEGLRQVAEHDDPVGDVLSDWTLENGLNVKEIRVPLGVIGMIYEARPNVTVDAAGLALKSGNAIILKGGSSALSSNNAIVDILHKALENTKVPKDAIQFIATADREATQQLFTMKEHIDVLIPRGGGALIRAVVENAIVPVLETGVGNCHLYVDEEADTEKALNIMINAKTDRPAVCNAAETLIVHQGWLENNKEKLAAAFQDNGITVHGDEKAAAALPNVIPATETDWTDEYLSLDMAVKVVDNIDEAIEHIDQYGTKHSEAIITENEDNARKFLQLVDAAALYHNASTRFTDGGALGFGAEIGISTQKLHARGPMGLSALTTRKYVMVGDGLVR; encoded by the coding sequence TTGATGACATTGACCATGACCAAAACTATGACAGTAGAAGATCAGGCCATTGCAGCGAAAAAGGCAGCGAAACAGCTGAGCATCCTTTCCACTGAGGAAAAAAATGAAGCACTGCTGGTCCTCGCTGCTGCACTGGAGAAAAATTATGAAGCCATTTTAGCAGAGAACGAAAAGGATCTGCAGAACGGAAGGGAAAAAGGCTTCGAGGATGCATTCATGGATCGGCTCGAACTTACTCGCGAGCGAATCGTGGACTTTGCGGAAGGGCTGCGCCAGGTGGCGGAGCATGATGATCCAGTCGGGGACGTCCTTTCAGACTGGACGCTCGAGAACGGACTCAATGTAAAAGAAATCCGTGTTCCGCTTGGTGTCATCGGGATGATTTATGAAGCACGCCCGAACGTGACCGTCGATGCAGCAGGGCTGGCGCTCAAATCAGGCAACGCAATCATTTTAAAAGGCGGATCTTCTGCATTGTCATCGAACAATGCTATAGTCGACATCCTGCACAAGGCTCTGGAAAACACAAAGGTGCCAAAAGACGCCATCCAATTCATTGCGACAGCAGACCGTGAAGCAACCCAGCAGCTGTTCACGATGAAAGAGCATATTGATGTTTTAATCCCGCGCGGAGGCGGAGCTCTGATTAGAGCAGTCGTCGAAAATGCGATCGTTCCTGTGCTTGAAACAGGAGTTGGCAACTGTCACCTGTATGTGGACGAAGAAGCGGACACTGAAAAAGCGCTGAACATCATGATCAATGCCAAGACAGACCGCCCGGCTGTGTGCAACGCAGCGGAAACACTTATCGTCCATCAGGGATGGCTTGAGAATAACAAGGAGAAGCTTGCTGCAGCATTCCAGGATAACGGAATCACCGTGCATGGAGATGAAAAAGCAGCAGCCGCACTGCCGAACGTAATCCCGGCAACGGAAACCGACTGGACCGATGAATATTTGAGCCTCGACATGGCCGTTAAAGTCGTCGATAACATCGATGAAGCCATCGAGCATATCGATCAGTACGGTACGAAGCACTCAGAAGCAATCATTACCGAAAACGAAGACAACGCCAGGAAGTTCCTGCAGCTTGTTGATGCAGCAGCACTGTATCATAATGCTTCCACCCGTTTTACCGACGGGGGAGCATTGGGGTTTGGAGCAGAAATCGGAATTTCCACACAGAAGCTCCATGCAAGAGGACCAATGGGACTGTCCGCTTTGACGACGAGAAAGTACGTCATGGTCGGGGATGGATTGGTGAGATAA
- a CDS encoding DUF2642 domain-containing protein, translating into MNSKDNFINGAHKLVGEDVEVITTEGTYRGTLLSVGSDSLVLETRIRGRLVRLLIRLALIVALFRLFF; encoded by the coding sequence ATGAACAGTAAGGATAATTTTATAAATGGAGCACATAAACTAGTAGGTGAAGATGTTGAAGTTATTACAACAGAAGGCACCTATAGAGGTACCCTTTTATCTGTTGGAAGTGATTCTCTTGTTTTAGAAACACGCATTAGAGGTCGTTTAGTACGATTACTTATTCGATTAGCTCTAATTGTTGCTCTTTTTAGGTTATTTTTCTAA
- a CDS encoding dicarboxylate/amino acid:cation symporter, which yields MKLSTKIIIALIAGGITGLLINLFAPGIFPQLDQFVFTPLGKIFLNLINMLVVPIVFFSITLGTAGLGDPKKLGRIGLKTISYFLMTTTMALIIGISLSYVFQPGNVGTFDTANAEFQSKEAPPVSDTLLNIIPKNPIQAFAEGNMLQIITFSVFVGFALTMLGNKTKGILNLVEQGNDLLMYLVNLVMKFAPYGTFGLIVSAVGSQGLDAIKAMGLYMSVVLLALLIHSIFVYGSSVALLAKKSPIWFFKGFAPAMGVAFSTSSSNATLPLSMSTAQKNLKVPESISSFVQPLGATINMDGTAIMQGVATIFIAQVFNVDLTLTQLITVVLTAVLASIGTAGVPGVGLIMLAMVLQSVNLPVEGIALIIGIDRLLDMTRTAVNITGDAACAVIVAETEGKRETTKA from the coding sequence ATGAAACTGTCTACCAAAATTATCATAGCCCTTATAGCCGGCGGAATCACTGGGCTGCTGATCAATCTGTTTGCACCCGGCATTTTTCCGCAGCTCGATCAGTTTGTGTTCACACCGCTGGGGAAAATCTTTTTAAACCTTATCAATATGCTCGTAGTGCCAATTGTCTTCTTTTCGATTACACTTGGAACCGCGGGACTTGGCGATCCGAAGAAGCTTGGCAGGATCGGCCTTAAAACCATTTCTTATTTCCTTATGACTACGACTATGGCTCTCATCATCGGCATCTCTCTGAGCTATGTTTTCCAGCCTGGTAATGTCGGTACTTTTGACACCGCCAATGCGGAGTTCCAGTCAAAAGAAGCTCCGCCGGTTTCTGATACGCTGTTAAATATTATCCCTAAAAATCCTATCCAAGCCTTTGCAGAAGGAAACATGCTCCAAATCATCACCTTCTCCGTCTTTGTCGGCTTCGCCCTGACCATGCTTGGCAACAAAACGAAAGGGATACTGAACCTCGTTGAACAGGGGAATGACCTGTTAATGTACTTAGTCAACCTGGTGATGAAGTTTGCACCATATGGTACATTCGGACTGATTGTTTCAGCAGTGGGCAGCCAGGGACTCGATGCCATCAAAGCCATGGGCCTTTACATGTCTGTTGTCCTGCTGGCACTTCTGATTCATTCCATTTTCGTTTACGGATCTTCGGTGGCACTGTTGGCAAAGAAAAGTCCGATTTGGTTCTTTAAAGGGTTTGCCCCGGCGATGGGCGTTGCTTTCAGTACTTCGAGCAGCAATGCTACCCTGCCGCTTTCCATGAGCACCGCACAGAAAAATCTAAAAGTCCCTGAGTCAATCAGCAGTTTCGTTCAACCGCTCGGTGCGACAATCAACATGGATGGTACGGCCATCATGCAAGGGGTAGCGACAATTTTTATCGCACAGGTATTTAACGTGGATCTGACCTTAACCCAACTGATCACCGTTGTCCTGACAGCTGTTCTGGCCAGCATAGGAACAGCGGGTGTTCCGGGAGTAGGGCTGATCATGCTGGCGATGGTCCTCCAATCCGTTAACCTGCCAGTGGAAGGGATCGCCCTGATTATCGGAATTGACCGTTTGCTAGACATGACTCGCACGGCTGTAAACATCACAGGTGATGCTGCCTGTGCCGTGATTGTAGCAGAGACGGAAGGAAAAAGAGAAACTACAAAAGCGTAA
- the proB gene encoding glutamate 5-kinase, which translates to MLEQDRKIKRVVIKIGSSSLTSMHGEISRRKLENLANQIVALKDAGYETAVVSSGAVAAGYRKLGCIERPTSLPEKQAAASIGQGLLMESYSELFLSHGYVASQILITRSDFANENRYNNMKNTLNVLLERGIIPIINENDTVTVDRLRFGDNDTLSAKVAALIEADQLIILSDIDGLYDANPNSNPEAKLLDKVRGITPEIEAAAGGSGSAVGTGGMKSKISAVKIAMASGIDSFLGKADSENILMKAVTGSAKGTYFNQDPEGFNLDNNQQWIAFHSGPEGEVIIRPESSAAIIEDRKNILPSDILQVKGKFGEGAVVRVMDVDGEEIGLGRINYSSVKLEETLIEEECERKEAIEQGTFVCSLDFALPVSV; encoded by the coding sequence ATGTTAGAGCAAGACAGGAAGATAAAAAGAGTTGTAATTAAGATTGGCAGCAGTTCACTAACGAGTATGCACGGGGAAATCAGCCGCAGGAAGCTGGAAAACCTGGCGAACCAGATTGTTGCCTTGAAGGATGCGGGGTATGAAACGGCGGTGGTTTCATCAGGCGCTGTGGCAGCAGGCTACCGCAAGCTTGGATGCATCGAGCGGCCGACTTCATTGCCGGAAAAACAGGCAGCAGCTTCGATTGGCCAGGGCTTGTTGATGGAATCTTACTCAGAACTCTTTTTATCTCATGGGTATGTGGCTTCCCAGATTTTGATCACGAGAAGCGACTTCGCGAATGAGAATCGATACAACAATATGAAAAATACGTTGAACGTGCTGTTGGAGAGAGGGATCATCCCGATTATCAACGAAAATGATACGGTTACGGTCGACCGTCTTCGTTTCGGCGACAATGACACATTATCGGCGAAGGTCGCGGCGCTGATAGAGGCAGATCAGTTGATCATCCTTTCCGACATCGATGGGTTGTATGATGCGAATCCGAATTCGAACCCAGAGGCTAAGCTGCTTGATAAGGTGCGCGGAATCACTCCCGAAATCGAAGCGGCAGCAGGCGGTTCTGGAAGCGCTGTTGGTACTGGGGGAATGAAATCGAAAATCTCCGCTGTAAAAATTGCGATGGCATCGGGAATTGATTCATTTTTAGGAAAGGCCGACAGCGAAAACATTTTGATGAAGGCGGTGACTGGAAGTGCAAAGGGGACATATTTCAACCAGGATCCGGAGGGCTTCAACCTCGATAACAATCAGCAATGGATCGCTTTCCATTCCGGGCCTGAGGGGGAAGTAATCATCCGCCCAGAATCAAGTGCGGCGATCATTGAAGACCGGAAAAATATCCTCCCATCCGACATCCTTCAGGTAAAAGGGAAGTTCGGTGAGGGGGCCGTCGTCAGAGTAATGGATGTAGACGGAGAAGAGATCGGCCTTGGACGAATCAATTATTCCAGCGTGAAATTGGAAGAAACACTGATTGAAGAAGAATGTGAGCGAAAAGAAGCGATCGAACAGGGCACCTTTGTCTGTTCACTTGATTTTGCATTACCGGTATCAGTCTAA
- a CDS encoding class I SAM-dependent methyltransferase, producing the protein MNKIINYYNQFDEWGRLEREPIEFQVNWHFIKKHMPQNGYVLDNGAGPGKYSMELAKEGYKVTLTDLTPRLVEIAKDKAKELKLEGQFEGFYAADARELNMIKDEQFDASLMLGPMYHLQKEDERIQAVEELNRVTKKGGLVFVAFMPRIRHILTSLINPMNWKPNDNMDTINRFSQTGCFNHADEGRFTGAYYFNIADINPFMESQGFETLDLIGSNPGAILNNDSWSYWRDKGDQEVRKIIDLIKEKATDPSILGVSTHLLYIGRKK; encoded by the coding sequence ATGAATAAAATCATTAACTATTACAATCAATTTGATGAGTGGGGAAGATTAGAGCGTGAACCAATTGAATTCCAAGTGAATTGGCATTTTATAAAAAAACATATGCCCCAAAATGGTTACGTCCTTGATAATGGTGCTGGACCCGGCAAGTATTCAATGGAACTTGCAAAAGAAGGTTATAAGGTAACACTCACGGATTTAACCCCACGATTAGTTGAAATCGCAAAAGATAAAGCTAAGGAATTGAAATTAGAAGGGCAATTCGAAGGGTTTTATGCAGCGGATGCCAGAGAGCTTAATATGATTAAAGATGAACAATTCGACGCATCGTTAATGCTTGGTCCTATGTATCATTTACAAAAAGAAGATGAACGTATCCAGGCTGTCGAAGAGTTAAATAGAGTAACCAAAAAAGGCGGACTAGTTTTCGTTGCTTTTATGCCCAGAATTAGGCACATACTTACATCGCTGATAAATCCGATGAATTGGAAGCCGAATGATAATATGGATACCATTAATCGGTTTTCTCAAACAGGTTGCTTTAACCACGCTGATGAGGGACGTTTTACAGGGGCGTATTATTTTAATATTGCAGACATCAATCCTTTTATGGAATCACAAGGATTTGAAACATTGGATTTAATAGGTTCGAATCCAGGAGCGATACTTAACAATGATAGTTGGAGTTATTGGAGAGATAAAGGTGATCAAGAAGTAAGAAAAATTATTGATTTAATAAAAGAAAAAGCTACTGACCCTAGTATTCTTGGGGTTTCAACACACTTACTTTATATTGGCAGGAAGAAGTAA
- a CDS encoding GNAT family N-acetyltransferase, producing the protein MGTQNKEPMKDNGVKLEFYNSEYELALSEFFLPGSQQQFTALPIEMLEKAKTDKSRHPIVILSEEEPVGFFVLRTGDEILEFTENPRALLLIALSINSSEQGKGYAKLGMNLLNDFVLRNYPNSNEVVLAVNSRNIPAQKLYGKVGFVDTGRRKMGKIGEQMIYELKIN; encoded by the coding sequence ATGGGTACACAAAACAAAGAACCAATGAAAGATAATGGTGTTAAATTGGAATTCTATAATTCGGAGTATGAGTTGGCGTTAAGTGAATTTTTCTTACCTGGCTCTCAACAGCAATTTACAGCACTGCCTATAGAGATGTTAGAAAAAGCAAAGACTGATAAGAGTAGACACCCGATAGTAATCTTGAGCGAAGAAGAACCAGTCGGCTTCTTCGTATTACGTACAGGAGATGAAATATTGGAGTTTACTGAAAATCCACGAGCATTGCTCTTAATAGCATTATCAATTAACTCTTCTGAGCAAGGCAAGGGTTATGCGAAGTTAGGAATGAACCTATTAAACGATTTTGTACTCAGAAACTACCCAAATTCAAATGAGGTTGTTTTAGCAGTTAACAGCAGAAATATCCCTGCTCAAAAGCTATATGGAAAGGTAGGATTCGTTGATACTGGGAGACGAAAAATGGGTAAGATAGGTGAACAAATGATATACGAACTAAAAATTAATTAG